In Dolichospermum flos-aquae CCAP 1403/13F, the following proteins share a genomic window:
- a CDS encoding ferric reductase-like transmembrane domain-containing protein has product MNGIFGFVTLVFINYIFSATVFFLIPYIDYANIIGVLSLIYYSLTIIPTYIKTLFPNFYKQQYIWKSLMKNRRYTGVTAFCFAWNHAGLLIWQKSLNFLDFNTCLQYFQGLSSIIIFTILAITSNDESVRKLKKNWKKIHNLTYLCLFILPWHILDKMFGRWSYLTPFAVILSISLSLLFVTRQIIEIKEQ; this is encoded by the coding sequence ATGAATGGCATTTTTGGTTTTGTCACGTTAGTATTTATTAATTACATTTTCAGTGCTACAGTGTTTTTTTTGATCCCATATATTGATTATGCAAATATTATCGGTGTTTTGTCTTTAATATATTATTCGCTGACTATTATTCCTACATATATAAAAACACTTTTTCCGAATTTTTATAAGCAACAATATATTTGGAAAAGCTTGATGAAAAACCGACGTTACACAGGTGTTACTGCTTTTTGTTTTGCTTGGAATCACGCTGGATTATTGATTTGGCAAAAATCTTTAAATTTCTTAGATTTCAATACTTGCCTCCAATACTTTCAAGGCTTATCATCAATTATCATTTTCACTATTTTAGCCATAACATCTAATGACGAAAGTGTTAGAAAACTTAAAAAAAATTGGAAAAAAATACACAATTTAACCTATCTATGTTTGTTTATACTTCCCTGGCATATTTTAGATAAAATGTTCGGACGCTGGAGTTATCTCACTCCCTTTGCGGTTATTTTATCTATTAGTTTATCTTTGCTTTTTGTGACTAGACAAATAATCGAAATCAAGGAACAGTAA
- a CDS encoding GIY-YIG nuclease family protein codes for MSAKESDLKIQAQVILDAIAFTPFEQCQPLNRRFDNISRSPGIYAIRHKTEGLLYIGKAQNLRSRFSGGHKAFLWAWLDKYRDEDVRIAVQPISHWENPGLLLELEAIILRATEPPYNVQIPSEQ; via the coding sequence ATGTCCGCAAAAGAATCTGATCTAAAAATTCAGGCTCAAGTAATATTAGATGCAATAGCTTTTACTCCCTTTGAGCAATGTCAACCCTTAAACCGCAGGTTTGATAACATATCTCGAAGTCCTGGCATTTACGCTATTAGACACAAAACTGAAGGATTACTTTACATTGGTAAAGCACAAAATCTGCGTAGCCGTTTCAGTGGAGGTCACAAAGCTTTTTTATGGGCATGGCTAGATAAATATAGAGACGAAGATGTGCGTATTGCAGTACAACCAATTTCTCATTGGGAAAATCCTGGGCTATTATTGGAGTTAGAAGCAATTATTCTCAGAGCTACTGAACCTCCTTACAACGTTCAAATACCAAGTGAGCAGTAA
- a CDS encoding VOC family protein: MQIIQSLHTAILVTDLERSEYFYSQVLGLNKVERPLKYPGVWYQIGNYQLHLIVAPTVPTDNQQEKWGQNPHIAFSVVDLQVAKDELTAKNYPFQASASGRAAIFIKDPDRNIIELSQQ, encoded by the coding sequence ATGCAAATTATACAGAGTCTTCACACTGCTATTCTAGTAACTGATTTAGAACGTTCGGAATATTTTTATAGCCAGGTATTAGGATTAAATAAAGTAGAACGTCCTTTAAAATATCCCGGTGTCTGGTATCAAATTGGTAATTATCAACTGCATCTGATTGTCGCACCTACTGTACCCACAGATAACCAACAGGAAAAATGGGGGCAAAATCCTCATATTGCTTTTTCTGTAGTTGATTTACAGGTTGCAAAGGATGAGTTAACCGCTAAAAATTATCCTTTTCAAGCTAGTGCTTCTGGTCGGGCGGCGATTTTTATTAAAGATCCAGATAGAAATATTATTGAACTTAGTCAACAATGA
- the lysS gene encoding lysine--tRNA ligase has product MFWADKIAADAVGYQVVNDSKTPSGRVHVGSLRGVVIHDVIYRALKHAGKPVKFLYGVDDYDALDTVPKYLDQEKFSPYLGFPLCNVPSPGDDASDYAKYFIGEFFEVFEYLGIKPETYFLRDLYRSGKLNSYIDTFLKNAHLVREAYKEVSKADRPNNWYPFQVICENCGKIATTVTTDYNGSEVFYTCKPDATDYVKGCGHSGWVSPFNGNGKLPWKVEWVAKWDVLGVTIEMAGKDHSQKGGSRDVANAISRKVLQKQPPFHSPYEFILVNGTKMSSSKGVGSSAEEIAALLPPELLRFLMLRTQPRTVINFAPNYETTTRLFRDYDTLINKYSKSPELTEELMPLFYAQLGDEIKIFQPFDFSTLISLLQVPRLNIQEEVVQRSPQALTEYDQQIINQRIAAAQLWLQDYADEEEKLVLYLEQVPDKANDFNAEQVAYLQKLMENLQNIPNWEAEELQTIIFSTTKELGIQQPIAFKALYLSFLNKEKGPKAGGLLSYLEKSFVLSRLQDVVALNAGKEKLEV; this is encoded by the coding sequence ATGTTTTGGGCTGATAAAATTGCTGCTGATGCAGTAGGCTACCAGGTAGTTAATGATTCTAAAACTCCATCAGGAAGAGTACACGTTGGATCTTTGCGGGGTGTGGTTATCCATGACGTGATTTACCGGGCTTTGAAACACGCAGGTAAGCCCGTCAAGTTCTTGTATGGTGTGGATGACTATGACGCACTGGATACAGTTCCAAAATACTTAGATCAGGAAAAATTTTCTCCTTATTTGGGTTTTCCTCTGTGTAATGTGCCTTCTCCTGGTGATGATGCTAGTGATTATGCTAAATATTTCATTGGTGAATTTTTTGAAGTTTTCGAGTATTTAGGAATTAAACCAGAAACTTATTTTCTTCGAGATTTATATCGTTCTGGAAAGCTTAATTCCTATATTGACACCTTCTTAAAAAATGCCCATTTGGTGAGAGAAGCATATAAAGAAGTAAGCAAGGCTGACCGTCCAAATAACTGGTATCCTTTTCAAGTTATTTGTGAAAATTGCGGTAAGATTGCCACAACTGTCACGACAGATTATAACGGTTCAGAAGTATTTTACACCTGCAAACCCGATGCAACTGACTATGTAAAAGGTTGTGGACATTCTGGTTGGGTTTCTCCTTTTAATGGTAATGGTAAATTACCTTGGAAAGTTGAATGGGTAGCGAAGTGGGATGTGTTAGGTGTAACTATCGAAATGGCTGGAAAGGATCACTCTCAAAAAGGTGGTTCTAGAGATGTTGCTAATGCTATTAGTCGCAAGGTTTTACAAAAGCAACCTCCTTTCCATTCTCCCTATGAATTTATTCTTGTGAATGGGACAAAAATGAGTTCTTCTAAGGGAGTTGGTTCAAGTGCTGAAGAAATTGCGGCTTTACTTCCACCGGAATTACTACGCTTTTTAATGTTGCGAACTCAGCCAAGAACTGTAATTAATTTTGCGCCAAATTATGAAACTACTACTCGTTTATTTAGAGATTACGATACTTTAATTAACAAGTATTCTAAATCTCCTGAATTGACTGAGGAATTAATGCCGTTATTTTACGCGCAGCTAGGGGATGAAATTAAAATTTTCCAACCTTTTGATTTTAGTACGTTGATTTCTTTGTTGCAAGTTCCGCGTTTAAATATTCAGGAAGAGGTTGTCCAACGTAGTCCACAGGCTTTAACTGAGTATGATCAGCAAATTATTAATCAAAGGATTGCTGCTGCACAATTGTGGTTACAAGATTATGCAGATGAAGAAGAAAAGTTAGTTCTCTATTTGGAACAAGTTCCCGACAAAGCTAATGATTTTAATGCGGAACAAGTTGCTTATTTGCAAAAATTGATGGAGAATTTGCAAAATATTCCTAATTGGGAAGCTGAGGAATTACAAACTATAATTTTCTCGACTACTAAGGAGTTAGGGATTCAACAACCAATTGCTTTTAAGGCTTTGTATCTATCTTTTTTAAATAAAGAAAAGGGTCCAAAAGCTGGTGGTTTGTTGTCTTATTTGGAGAAGTCTTTTGTGCTTTCGAGGTTACAAGATGTTGTGGCTTTGAATGCAGGTAAGGAAAAATTAGAAGTTTAA
- a CDS encoding Uma2 family endonuclease: MTQTLENSLNLGEEEQRFYRRGVTWEKFQAIQKAFENVPGVRLFYCERVLEIVTISKPHEAISSLMAALLTKHFEIEEIEFFPSGSYSQILPGIVEYQADLSYCLENDKNRPDLCIEIVITSGSPIKLKKYKLMQVPEVWFWEDGTLEIYCLRQEEYEKVNNSELLPKLDLSLLNRCLLLSSPLEAIKEFRRGI, from the coding sequence ATGACTCAAACTTTAGAAAATTCTCTTAATTTAGGAGAAGAAGAACAACGATTCTACCGTCGTGGAGTAACTTGGGAAAAGTTCCAAGCAATTCAAAAAGCATTTGAAAATGTCCCAGGAGTGCGTTTATTTTATTGTGAAAGAGTTTTAGAAATTGTGACTATCAGTAAACCACATGAAGCAATTAGTAGTTTAATGGCTGCACTACTAACCAAACACTTTGAAATAGAGGAAATTGAATTTTTCCCCAGTGGTAGTTATTCGCAAATTCTGCCTGGTATAGTTGAGTATCAAGCCGATTTATCCTATTGTTTAGAAAATGATAAAAATAGACCAGATTTATGTATTGAAATTGTTATTACCAGTGGTAGTCCTATCAAACTGAAGAAATACAAATTAATGCAAGTTCCAGAAGTTTGGTTTTGGGAAGATGGAACGCTGGAAATTTACTGTTTACGACAAGAAGAATATGAGAAAGTTAATAATAGTGAATTGTTGCCAAAATTAGATTTATCTTTATTGAATCGTTGTCTTTTGTTATCTTCCCCCTTAGAAGCAATCAAAGAATTTCGTCGAGGGATTTAA
- a CDS encoding FAD-dependent hydroxylase has protein sequence MSLSQLTPTLSSPHTPTETYWGYDYDLVIVGGGIVGLTLAAALKDSGLNILLIEARVASAAVAKGQAYAVHMLSAQIFQGIGLWDKILPNVAKYNQVRLSDADYPDVVNFQTADLGTPELGFVAEHYALLEPLQEFVQSCPNVTILCPAEVLSTQNERDIVTINIKIADENRIIRSKLLVAADGSKSPIRQAAGIKTKGWKYWQSCIVAFVKPEKSHNNTAYEKFWSSGPFAILPLPGNRCRIVWTAPHEEAKALCALNDQEFLAELTKRYGQQMGKLELLGDRFIFQVQLMQSDRYVLPRLALIGDAAHNCHPVGGQGLNLGIRDAAALAEIIQTAHKHRQDIGNISILKQYESWRKKENLAILGFTDLLDRVFSNNFLPIVIIRRLGLWIMQRVPMVKIFALKLMIGLKGKTPELAKR, from the coding sequence ATGTCCCTCTCCCAGCTTACCCCCACTCTTTCCTCTCCCCACACCCCCACAGAAACCTACTGGGGATATGATTATGATTTGGTTATAGTCGGTGGTGGAATTGTCGGTTTAACCTTAGCCGCTGCTTTGAAAGACTCTGGTTTAAATATCCTCCTTATTGAAGCTAGAGTGGCATCAGCCGCAGTGGCTAAAGGACAGGCTTATGCTGTACATATGCTGTCCGCACAAATTTTCCAAGGAATTGGTTTATGGGATAAAATTCTCCCTAATGTTGCCAAATATAACCAAGTTCGTCTCTCTGATGCTGATTATCCCGATGTAGTCAATTTCCAAACTGCTGATTTAGGGACACCAGAGTTAGGTTTTGTAGCGGAACATTATGCACTGTTAGAACCGTTACAGGAATTTGTGCAAAGTTGTCCAAATGTAACTATCTTGTGTCCAGCGGAAGTATTAAGTACGCAAAATGAAAGAGATATAGTTACTATTAATATCAAAATTGCCGACGAAAATCGGATAATTCGCAGTAAATTGTTAGTCGCTGCTGATGGTTCAAAATCTCCCATTCGTCAAGCTGCGGGAATTAAAACTAAAGGTTGGAAATATTGGCAATCATGTATTGTGGCCTTTGTGAAACCAGAAAAATCTCACAATAACACCGCTTACGAAAAGTTTTGGTCTAGTGGTCCCTTTGCCATTTTACCTTTACCGGGAAACCGTTGTCGCATTGTTTGGACTGCACCCCATGAAGAAGCAAAAGCTTTGTGTGCGTTGAATGATCAGGAATTTTTAGCGGAACTAACTAAACGCTATGGTCAGCAAATGGGGAAATTGGAATTATTGGGAGACAGATTTATTTTTCAGGTACAGTTAATGCAGAGCGATCGCTATGTTCTCCCTAGATTAGCATTAATTGGTGATGCCGCCCATAATTGTCATCCCGTCGGTGGACAAGGTTTAAATTTGGGGATTCGTGACGCAGCCGCATTAGCTGAAATTATCCAAACAGCACATAAACATCGTCAAGATATTGGCAATATTTCCATTCTCAAGCAATATGAAAGTTGGAGAAAAAAAGAAAATCTCGCAATATTAGGTTTCACCGATTTATTAGATCGAGTTTTTTCCAACAACTTCTTACCAATAGTCATAATTCGCCGTTTAGGTTTATGGATTATGCAAAGAGTTCCCATGGTTAAAATATTCGCCCTGAAATTAATGATTGGCTTAAAAGGAAAAACTCCTGAATTAGCTAAACGGTGA
- a CDS encoding ABC1 kinase family protein: MGQYQSDELKQYNPEALPWASAATSRHFRYRPWLVWGRLLRIIWSFAGFIFSLKWDDWQDEVEENQGKRATQLRTLLTDLGPTFIKVGQALSTRPDLIRKDFLAELIKLQDQLPPFDNDLAYQIIETELNRSISEIFRELSPQPVAAASLGQVYRGRLLSGEEVAVKVQRPNLRPLLTKDLYLMRWVASWLAPWLPLNLGHDLTLIVDEFGTKLFEEIDYINEGHNAEKFAHNFRNDPQVKIPSIYWNYTSTHVLTLEWINGFKLTDTQNIQSVGLDPEAIIQIGVTTGLQQLLEHGFFHADPHPGNLFAMADGRMAYIDFGMMDQLEETTKENLVDALVHLVNKDYADLAADFVKLGFLAANTNIAPIVPALEAVLGNAIGKNVQDFNFKTITDEFSELMYEYPFRVPAKFALIIRSLVTQEGIALSLNPNFKIVEVGYPYIARRLLTGESPALRRRLLNVLFKDGKFQWQRLENLITIARTDSNFDVLPTAKMGLEFILSEEGKFLRRQLVLAITEDDRLHTEEVQSLWDLVKDDLPPNRLLNVAISLLTEFSREGVAAILAK; this comes from the coding sequence GTGGGTCAGTATCAATCTGATGAATTAAAGCAGTATAATCCAGAAGCGTTGCCCTGGGCAAGCGCGGCTACCAGTCGTCACTTTCGCTACCGTCCCTGGTTAGTATGGGGGCGACTACTGAGAATAATCTGGTCTTTTGCCGGATTTATATTCAGTCTCAAGTGGGACGACTGGCAAGACGAGGTAGAGGAAAATCAAGGGAAACGCGCTACCCAGTTGCGAACCCTACTTACCGATCTGGGTCCGACATTTATTAAAGTTGGTCAAGCCCTCTCGACTCGTCCCGACTTAATCCGCAAGGATTTCTTAGCAGAACTAATCAAGTTACAAGACCAGTTACCACCTTTTGATAATGATCTGGCATATCAGATTATTGAAACAGAATTAAATCGCTCAATTAGCGAAATCTTTCGGGAACTTTCCCCTCAACCCGTAGCAGCGGCTAGTTTGGGTCAAGTCTACCGGGGTCGCTTACTCAGTGGTGAAGAAGTGGCAGTCAAGGTACAACGCCCCAATTTACGCCCATTACTGACAAAAGACCTGTATCTCATGCGTTGGGTTGCCAGTTGGCTTGCTCCCTGGCTACCGCTGAATCTCGGTCATGATTTAACTTTGATTGTGGACGAGTTTGGTACAAAGTTATTTGAGGAAATTGATTACATCAATGAAGGTCACAATGCGGAAAAGTTTGCCCATAATTTCCGTAATGACCCCCAGGTAAAAATTCCCAGTATTTACTGGAATTATACCAGCACTCATGTTTTAACCCTAGAATGGATTAATGGCTTTAAACTCACAGATACTCAGAATATTCAATCTGTAGGTTTAGACCCAGAAGCCATCATTCAAATAGGTGTAACTACTGGTTTACAACAACTATTAGAGCATGGTTTTTTCCATGCCGATCCTCATCCTGGGAATTTGTTCGCTATGGCCGATGGTCGCATGGCTTACATTGATTTTGGTATGATGGATCAATTAGAGGAAACCACTAAGGAGAATTTAGTTGATGCTTTAGTGCATTTGGTAAATAAGGATTACGCTGATTTAGCGGCAGATTTTGTCAAATTGGGCTTTTTGGCAGCGAATACTAATATTGCCCCTATTGTGCCGGCATTAGAAGCGGTATTAGGAAATGCTATTGGTAAAAATGTCCAAGATTTCAACTTCAAAACCATTACCGATGAGTTTTCGGAATTGATGTATGAATATCCTTTCCGTGTACCGGCAAAGTTTGCTTTAATTATTCGTTCTTTGGTGACACAAGAAGGAATTGCGCTGAGTCTAAACCCCAATTTCAAAATTGTGGAAGTTGGTTATCCCTATATCGCCCGACGATTATTAACTGGGGAATCTCCCGCATTAAGGCGACGGCTATTGAATGTGTTGTTTAAAGATGGTAAATTTCAGTGGCAAAGGTTAGAAAATCTGATTACTATTGCTCGCACTGATAGCAATTTCGATGTTTTACCAACAGCGAAGATGGGTTTGGAATTCATCCTTTCCGAAGAGGGTAAATTTCTCCGTCGTCAGTTGGTTTTAGCTATCACTGAAGATGACCGTTTGCACACAGAAGAAGTCCAAAGTTTGTGGGATTTAGTCAAGGACGATTTACCCCCAAATCGTTTACTAAATGTCGCCATTAGCCTGTTAACAGAGTTCTCTAGAGAAGGTGTAGCAGCTATTTTAGCTAAATAA
- the gloB gene encoding hydroxyacylglutathione hydrolase — translation MQIIRLPVLSDNYIFLLHDPVRNIAAVVDPAEAQPVLEELTKLKADLVAIFNTHHHGDHVAGNTGLMKEFPDVKVYGGAEDRGRIPGQQVFLQEGDRIQFSDRTANIFFVPGHTRAHIAYYFPPASPGEPGELFCGDTLFAGGCGRLFEGTPGQMVDSLTKLRALPDHTRVWCAHEYTLSNLRFAVTVDAENADLQKRYQDVKAQRDGNEATVPSILGVEKLTNPFLRWEEPSLQATAKSKEGVQTFARIRGMKDNF, via the coding sequence ATGCAGATAATCCGTTTACCGGTACTTTCAGATAATTATATATTTTTACTGCATGATCCAGTGCGGAATATTGCGGCTGTTGTTGATCCTGCGGAAGCACAACCAGTTTTAGAGGAATTGACGAAACTCAAGGCTGATTTAGTAGCAATTTTTAATACTCATCATCATGGCGATCATGTGGCTGGAAATACGGGGTTGATGAAGGAATTTCCCGATGTGAAAGTTTATGGAGGTGCGGAAGATCGGGGGAGAATTCCGGGACAACAGGTGTTTTTGCAGGAAGGCGATCGCATCCAATTTAGCGATCGCACTGCTAATATATTCTTTGTACCTGGACATACTCGCGCTCACATTGCCTACTATTTCCCCCCAGCAAGTCCAGGAGAGCCTGGAGAATTGTTTTGTGGTGATACATTGTTTGCGGGAGGTTGTGGTCGTTTATTTGAAGGTACACCGGGGCAAATGGTAGATTCTTTAACTAAACTCCGGGCTTTACCTGATCATACTCGCGTCTGGTGCGCCCATGAATACACTTTAAGCAATTTGCGTTTTGCGGTGACTGTGGATGCTGAAAATGCAGATTTACAAAAACGCTACCAAGATGTTAAAGCTCAACGGGATGGGAATGAAGCGACAGTTCCATCAATACTAGGAGTGGAAAAACTCACAAATCCTTTTTTACGTTGGGAAGAACCATCTCTACAAGCAACAGCGAAAAGTAAAGAAGGAGTCCAAACCTTTGCTCGAATTCGAGGGATGAAGGATAATTTTTAG
- the rplI gene encoding 50S ribosomal protein L9: protein MAKRVQLVLTKDVTKLGKLGDLVEVAPGYARNYLIPQSLAARATPGLLKQVERRREKEYQRQLELKQQATEQKTALENIAGLKIAKQVGENEAIFGTVTTQDVADAIQAVASLEIDRRGITIPDISQLGTYKAEIKLHSEVTAVINIEVVSN from the coding sequence ATGGCGAAACGTGTGCAATTAGTTTTAACAAAAGATGTTACCAAGCTGGGAAAACTCGGTGATTTGGTAGAAGTAGCTCCCGGTTATGCTCGTAACTACCTCATCCCCCAGAGTTTAGCCGCTCGCGCTACACCCGGTCTGCTCAAACAAGTGGAACGCCGACGCGAGAAAGAATATCAAAGACAATTAGAACTCAAACAACAAGCAACTGAGCAAAAAACAGCTTTAGAAAATATTGCTGGTTTAAAAATTGCCAAGCAAGTTGGTGAAAATGAAGCTATTTTCGGAACTGTTACTACTCAAGATGTTGCAGATGCAATTCAAGCAGTAGCTAGTCTAGAAATAGATCGTCGCGGGATTACTATTCCCGATATTAGCCAATTGGGTACTTACAAAGCTGAAATTAAACTCCATTCTGAAGTAACAGCAGTAATTAACATTGAAGTCGTCTCTAACTAA